One segment of Salvelinus alpinus chromosome 1, SLU_Salpinus.1, whole genome shotgun sequence DNA contains the following:
- the LOC139562651 gene encoding keratin, type I cytoskeletal 50 kDa-like, whose protein sequence is MAAYAQEMAPWQVYLASGANRLSHDHRVGRWNSVCSGAGGYGTRISMEYASSVPVSVTNVSNSLCVNERENMQDLNDRFASYLEKVHQLEAANAQLELQIKEHLERSSLGDRKDMGGHLGMIDNLQNQEERRLLAAEAELSHLQSIQHELIYREGDLHIQLDGNLEEMDLLKSNHEEGVQGVMAQMSGLVNVEMDCAHSVDLNEKLSRLREQCGAMALKYKTEAESWFQSKVDSMKTQVTVCSDGSEVRQTEIGDLKRIIQDLTLELQLLETQNLSMERDEMEVNERYSVHLSRLQQHLDSLEEELLQLCTATEQQAVQYLMLLDIKTRLEREIAEYRRLLDGGGAR, encoded by the exons ATGGCAGCATATGCGCAGGAGATGGCACCCTGGCAGGTGTACCTTGCCAGTGGCGCTAACCGGCTCTCCCATGACCACAGAGTGGGACGCTGGAACAGCGTTTGCAGTGGTGCGGGAGGATATGGAACCCGCATCTCAATGGAATATGCATCAAGTGTCCCTGTGAGCGTCACCAATGTCTCGAACTCCCTGTGCGTCAATGAGAGGGAGAATATGCAAGATCTTAACGATCGCTTCGCCTCCTATCTGGAAAAG GTACACCAACTAGAGGCAGCCAACGCGCAGCTTGAGCTACAGATCAAGGAACATCTGGAGAGAAGCTCCCTTGGTGACCGTAAAGACATGGGTGGACACTTGGGGATGATCGATAACCTTCAGAACCAG GAGGAGAGGCGTCTCTTGGCAGCGGAGGCAGAGCTGAGCCACCTGCAGAGTATTCAGCATGAGTTAATCTATAGGGAAGGAGATCTGCACATCCAACTGGATGGAAACCTAGAGGAAATGGACCTCCTCAAGAGCAATCATGAGGAG GGAGTGCAGGGAGTGATGGCCCAGATGTCTGGGTTGGTTAACGTGGAGATGGACTGTGCTCACTCAGTGGACCTGAATGAGAAACTGAGTCGCCTAAGGGAGCAGTGTGGGGCGATGGCCCTGAAGTACAAAACAGAGGCTGAGAGCTGGTTTCAGAGCAAG GTGGACAGCATGAAGACCCAGGTGACCGTCTGTTCCGATGGGTCCGAGGTCAGGCAGACAGAGATAGGTGACCTTAAGCGAATAATCCAGGATCTAACTCTGGAGTTGCAGCTATTGGAGACCCAG AATCTGTCAATGGAGAGGGACGAGATGGAAGTGAACGAGCGATACAGTGTTCACCTTAGTCGGCTTCAGCAGCACTTAGACAGCCTGGAGGAGGAGCTGCTGCAGCTATGTACAGCCACAGAGCAGCAGGCTGTCCAGTACCTGATGCTACTGGACATCAAGACCAGGCTGGAGAGGGAGATTGCTGAGTACAGGAGACTGCTGGATGGAGGGGGAGCCAGGTAA